The following are from one region of the Thiocapsa rosea genome:
- a CDS encoding L,D-transpeptidase family protein, which yields MHTDAKDPMTAIAEHPTRRPEQGAQRVRYLLTALAVAGALGLAGCGSAPEMATVEPSHADKVVVKKSQRKLELHNNGRVIREYRVALGGSPDGHKFREGDQRTPIGDYLLNWRNPNSNFYKSIHISYPSERDKLVSRSLGYSNPGGMIMIHGLPNYIQSEALRQQYANRDWTQGCIAVQNHEMDEIWAMVRDGTPIKILP from the coding sequence ATGCACACCGACGCGAAAGACCCTATGACCGCCATCGCCGAGCACCCGACCCGCCGACCCGAGCAGGGCGCGCAGCGGGTCCGTTACCTGCTGACGGCGCTCGCCGTTGCAGGCGCTCTGGGACTTGCCGGCTGCGGCAGCGCACCGGAGATGGCGACGGTCGAGCCGAGCCACGCAGACAAGGTGGTCGTGAAGAAATCGCAGCGCAAGCTGGAGCTGCACAACAACGGGCGGGTGATCCGCGAGTACCGGGTCGCGCTCGGAGGCTCGCCGGACGGTCACAAGTTTCGCGAGGGAGACCAGCGCACCCCGATCGGCGACTATCTGCTCAACTGGCGCAACCCGAACAGCAATTTCTATAAATCGATCCACATCTCCTACCCGAGCGAGCGCGATAAGCTCGTGAGTCGCTCGCTCGGCTATTCCAATCCGGGTGGGATGATCATGATTCACGGACTGCCCAATTACATCCAGTCCGAGGCACTGCGCCAGCAATACGCGAACCGGGACTGGACCCAGGGCTGCATTGCCGTACAGAACCACGAGATGGACGAGATCTGGGCGATGGTGCGCGACGGCACGCCGATCAAGATCCTGCCTTAA
- the minD gene encoding septum site-determining protein MinD, whose translation MARIIVITSGKGGVGKTTTSAALAMGLAQRGHRTVVIDFDVGLRNLDLIMGCERRVVYDFVNVINQEANLNQALIRDKRCDNLYVLPASQTRDKDALTKEGVGRVLEELAHGYDFIVCDSPAGIEHGATMAMYYADDAIVVTNPEVSSVRDSDRMLGILSSRSRRAESNEEPIREFLLLTRYDPARVEKGEMLSVDDVQEILSLTLIGVIPESKSVLTASNSGVPVVLDRESDAGKAYADTVARYLGDEVPHRFLHVEKKGFLKRFFRG comes from the coding sequence TTGGCGAGAATTATTGTGATCACCTCGGGCAAGGGCGGGGTCGGCAAAACGACCACGTCCGCCGCGTTGGCTATGGGATTAGCACAACGCGGTCATCGCACGGTTGTCATCGATTTCGATGTGGGCTTGCGCAACCTGGATCTCATCATGGGTTGCGAGCGCCGTGTCGTCTACGATTTCGTCAATGTCATCAATCAGGAGGCCAACCTCAACCAGGCCCTGATCCGCGACAAGCGTTGCGACAACCTCTATGTGCTGCCGGCCTCTCAGACGCGCGACAAGGATGCACTGACCAAGGAGGGCGTGGGCCGAGTGCTCGAGGAGCTGGCCCACGGTTACGACTTCATCGTCTGCGACTCGCCGGCCGGCATCGAGCACGGCGCCACCATGGCCATGTATTACGCCGACGATGCCATCGTGGTGACCAATCCCGAGGTGTCCTCGGTGCGTGACTCCGATCGCATGTTGGGTATCCTGTCGAGCAGATCGCGTCGAGCGGAGTCGAACGAAGAGCCGATCCGCGAGTTTCTGCTGCTCACGCGCTACGATCCGGCGCGGGTCGAGAAGGGCGAGATGTTGAGTGTGGACGACGTGCAGGAGATCCTGTCGCTGACCTTGATCGGCGTCATTCCGGAGTCGAAATCCGTCCTCACCGCATCCAACTCCGGCGTCCCCGTGGTCCTCGATCGGGAGAGCGATGCCGGCAAGGCGTATGCCGATACGGTTGCTCGCTATTTGGGCGACGAGGTGCCGCACCGTTTTCTCCACGTGGAGAAGAAGGGCTTCCTGAAGCGCTTTTTCAGAGGCTGA
- the ybgC gene encoding tol-pal system-associated acyl-CoA thioesterase, translating into MPTASDPRLLTFTWPVRVYYEDTDAGGVVFYANYLKFMERARTEWLRAVGYEQDVLRERRGILFAVRRVTIDYLAPARLDDCLSVTSRLVRAGGASLEFDQQVMRDSDASCCCRGAVKIACLHADTLRPARLPGDLLSELLPFASGPAEPLS; encoded by the coding sequence GTGCCGACAGCGAGCGATCCCCGGTTGTTGACCTTCACCTGGCCGGTACGCGTCTACTACGAAGATACCGACGCGGGCGGGGTGGTCTTCTACGCCAACTATCTCAAGTTCATGGAGCGGGCGCGCACGGAGTGGCTGCGCGCCGTCGGCTACGAGCAGGATGTCTTGCGCGAGCGTCGGGGGATCCTCTTCGCCGTGCGCCGCGTGACCATCGATTATCTGGCGCCCGCGCGTCTGGATGACTGCTTGAGCGTGACCTCCAGGTTGGTGCGGGCGGGTGGTGCGAGTCTGGAGTTCGACCAGCAGGTGATGCGCGACAGCGACGCTTCCTGCTGCTGCCGAGGCGCCGTGAAGATCGCCTGCCTGCATGCCGATACCCTGCGTCCGGCGCGCCTGCCCGGCGATCTCTTGTCCGAGTTGTTGCCTTTCGCGAGCGGCCCAGCGGAGCCTCTGTCATGA
- the minE gene encoding cell division topological specificity factor MinE has translation MGLLDYFRSSRPKGSASVAKERLQILVAHDRTQRGRPSYLPQLQQEILEVIRKYVEVDMNAVSVKYEQEDSHEVLELNIVLPDTVEGRI, from the coding sequence ATGGGCTTACTCGACTACTTCCGCTCCTCGCGACCGAAGGGCTCTGCAAGTGTAGCCAAGGAGCGGCTGCAGATCCTGGTGGCCCACGATCGCACGCAACGTGGCCGACCCTCGTATCTTCCGCAGCTTCAGCAGGAGATCCTCGAGGTGATCCGCAAGTACGTGGAGGTCGACATGAACGCCGTCTCCGTCAAATACGAACAGGAGGACAGCCACGAGGTCCTAGAGCTGAATATCGTCCTGCCCGATACCGTCGAAGGACGGATCTAA
- the tolQ gene encoding protein TolQ — MTSDLSLFNLILQASLVVQLVLVVLVIASVTSWTMILDRGRVLSNARKSANAFEERFWSGGDLSTLYKDLSENRKGDHGLPSIFRAGFKEYVRLRKIEGNDLMAVLQGSERSMRVALSREMDRLETSLTFLATVGSTSPYIGLFGTVWGIMHAFQALGNVEQATLALVAPGISEALVATAIGLFAAIPAVIAYNRYSYQVERLNSRYEEFMEEFSTLLQRQGRN, encoded by the coding sequence ATGACGTCCGATCTGTCCTTGTTTAACCTGATCCTCCAGGCCAGCCTGGTGGTTCAGTTGGTTCTGGTGGTGCTGGTGATCGCCTCCGTGACATCTTGGACCATGATCCTGGACCGCGGACGCGTGCTCTCCAATGCCCGCAAGAGCGCCAACGCCTTCGAGGAACGCTTCTGGTCCGGCGGCGATCTCAGTACGCTTTACAAAGACTTGAGCGAGAATCGCAAGGGCGACCACGGACTGCCGTCCATTTTCCGGGCCGGTTTCAAGGAGTATGTCCGGCTGCGCAAGATCGAGGGCAATGACCTGATGGCCGTCCTGCAGGGCAGCGAGCGCTCGATGCGCGTCGCCCTCAGTCGCGAGATGGACCGCTTGGAGACCAGCCTCACCTTCCTGGCGACGGTCGGCTCCACCAGCCCCTACATCGGGCTCTTCGGCACCGTCTGGGGCATCATGCATGCCTTCCAAGCACTCGGAAACGTCGAGCAGGCCACCCTCGCGCTGGTTGCGCCGGGCATCTCCGAGGCACTGGTCGCCACCGCGATCGGTCTCTTTGCGGCCATCCCCGCCGTCATCGCCTACAACCGGTATTCCTATCAGGTCGAGCGTCTGAACAGTCGCTACGAGGAGTTCATGGAAGAGTTCTCGACCCTGTTGCAACGCCAAGGCCGCAACTGA
- a CDS encoding methyltransferase family protein encodes MTRFSFLKGHRGEYLVVLQFVLFFAFIFTPAWNPLATPALMDTLAPVRWPVLIAFWAAALVLGGFGSIHIRKYLTPLPYPVDHSQLVKHGVYARVRHPLYSSQLFAAAGWVLFTLSIPHLAILVVGFFFFDYKASKEEGWLTERHPEYAEYARGVKKLVPFLY; translated from the coding sequence ATGACCCGTTTCTCCTTCCTGAAGGGCCACCGCGGCGAATACCTCGTCGTGCTGCAGTTCGTGCTCTTCTTCGCGTTTATCTTCACCCCCGCGTGGAATCCGCTCGCAACCCCGGCGCTGATGGATACCCTCGCGCCCGTGCGCTGGCCGGTACTGATCGCCTTCTGGGCGGCGGCCCTCGTCCTCGGCGGGTTCGGCTCGATCCATATCCGGAAGTATTTGACTCCACTGCCCTATCCGGTCGATCACAGCCAGTTGGTCAAGCACGGCGTCTACGCGCGGGTTCGTCATCCGCTCTACAGCAGCCAGCTCTTCGCGGCGGCGGGCTGGGTGCTCTTCACGCTGAGCATCCCGCACCTTGCGATCCTGGTCGTCGGTTTCTTCTTCTTCGATTACAAGGCAAGCAAGGAAGAAGGCTGGTTGACCGAACGCCATCCGGAGTATGCGGAGTACGCGAGGGGGGTGAAGAAGCTCGTCCCCTTTCTTTACTAG
- the tolR gene encoding protein TolR, whose translation MLKRTRSRQRRRPMAEINVVPYIDVMLVLLVIFMVTAPLITQGVKVALPQETAGPVSNTPAESVVITVDQFGDFYIDVGTDKGVPASDEILTNRIRVVLEYRPETPVLIRADLGVEYGRVVRAMVRAQKAGAREVGLIVVPPERRER comes from the coding sequence ATGCTCAAGCGCACCCGTTCCAGGCAGCGTCGCCGGCCGATGGCCGAGATCAATGTCGTGCCCTACATCGACGTGATGCTGGTGCTGCTCGTCATCTTCATGGTGACGGCGCCCTTGATCACGCAGGGTGTGAAGGTGGCGTTGCCTCAGGAGACGGCAGGACCTGTCTCGAATACGCCGGCCGAATCGGTGGTCATCACGGTTGATCAGTTCGGTGATTTCTACATCGACGTCGGGACCGACAAGGGCGTCCCGGCAAGTGACGAGATCCTGACGAATCGAATTCGGGTCGTGCTCGAATATAGGCCTGAGACGCCCGTCCTTATCCGAGCGGATCTTGGGGTCGAGTACGGTCGCGTGGTGAGGGCGATGGTCCGAGCTCAAAAAGCGGGCGCTCGGGAGGTCGGGCTCATTGTGGTGCCCCCGGAGCGCCGCGAGCGCTGA
- a CDS encoding class I SAM-dependent rRNA methyltransferase, giving the protein MKTQPLILSKDQERRLIAGHCWIYSNEVDTKATPLKDFQPGQPVAIRSDHDRWIGHGYANPHSLICARVVSRDPTQPLSPTLWLKRIHDALALRERLYTRPFYRLIFGESDGMPGLVVDRYWDLLAVQITTAGMERVQGEILAALEQVLRPKAIVLRNDTSVREMEGLTQGVEVILGSPEDALPLIENDLEFLVSPLTGQKTGWFFDQAENRTRLARYGVGRRVLDVCSYIGAWGLRAAALGAEQVVCVDSSLPALERVADNAARNRLSERIQGRHGDAFEVLRALREEDARFDTVLLDPPAFIKRRKDEKDGLQAYLRLNRLGMELLEPGGLLVTSSCSFHMGRDVFVRTVQQAARRAGRTLQLLETGQQGPDHPVHPAIPETAYLKTLFFRVLPEF; this is encoded by the coding sequence ATGAAGACCCAACCCCTCATCCTGAGCAAAGACCAGGAACGCCGCCTCATCGCCGGACACTGCTGGATCTACAGCAACGAGGTCGATACCAAGGCCACGCCGCTGAAAGACTTCCAGCCGGGTCAGCCGGTCGCGATCCGCAGCGATCACGATCGCTGGATCGGCCACGGCTATGCCAACCCGCACTCCTTGATCTGCGCCCGCGTGGTCAGCCGCGATCCCACCCAGCCGCTGAGTCCGACCCTTTGGCTCAAGCGCATCCACGACGCGCTCGCCCTGCGCGAGCGGCTCTACACCCGCCCCTTCTATCGGCTCATCTTCGGGGAAAGCGACGGGATGCCGGGCCTGGTCGTCGACCGCTACTGGGATCTGCTCGCCGTGCAGATCACCACCGCGGGCATGGAACGGGTGCAGGGCGAGATCTTGGCCGCGCTCGAGCAGGTGCTGCGCCCCAAGGCGATCGTGCTGCGCAACGACACCTCGGTGCGCGAGATGGAGGGTCTGACTCAGGGCGTCGAGGTGATCCTGGGTTCGCCCGAGGACGCCCTGCCTCTGATCGAGAACGACCTGGAGTTTCTCGTCTCGCCCCTGACCGGGCAGAAGACCGGTTGGTTCTTCGATCAGGCCGAGAATCGCACGCGTCTCGCCCGCTACGGCGTCGGGCGGCGCGTCCTGGATGTGTGCAGCTACATCGGCGCTTGGGGTCTGCGTGCGGCAGCGCTGGGCGCCGAGCAGGTGGTGTGTGTCGACAGCTCGCTGCCGGCGCTCGAGCGGGTCGCCGACAATGCGGCGCGCAATCGGTTGTCCGAACGCATCCAGGGCCGACACGGCGATGCCTTCGAGGTGCTGCGCGCCCTGCGCGAAGAGGACGCTCGTTTCGACACCGTACTGCTCGATCCGCCCGCCTTCATTAAGCGACGCAAGGATGAGAAGGACGGGCTCCAAGCGTATCTGCGGCTGAATCGACTCGGGATGGAGCTGCTCGAGCCGGGCGGTCTGCTGGTGACCTCCTCGTGCTCCTTCCACATGGGTCGCGATGTCTTCGTTCGGACCGTCCAGCAAGCAGCACGCCGCGCCGGGCGGACCCTGCAGTTGTTGGAGACCGGTCAGCAGGGGCCGGATCATCCGGTGCATCCCGCGATCCCGGAGACCGCTTATCTCAAAACGCTCTTTTTCCGTGTCCTTCCCGAATTCTGA
- a CDS encoding thioredoxin domain-containing protein, whose product MSNAHPSPTGHANRLAATTSPYLQQHAHNPVDWWPWCEEALALARETDRPILLSIGYSACHWCHVMAHESFEDVGTAELMNRLFVNIKVDREERPDLDKIYQTAHQLLARRAGGWPLTLFLMPADQRPFFAGTYFPREPRHGLPAFKQLMQSVERAYREQKTAIESQNESLMAALAELEPRASDALPERAAIDAALQQLDESFDPEHGGFGDAPKFPHPTNLELLFRHAADASLAGAPDRSALEKVVWTLERMVRGGLTDQLGGGFYRYSVDVRWMIPHFEKMLYDNGPLLALCCDAFAVTENPLFRDAAVMTADWVLREMQSPQGGYFSSLDADSEGEEGRFYVWDRDAIQALLAPAEYAPFAAVYGLDRPANFEGRWHLHGYRTPEAVATDLGLEPTQVHALLAAARATLYVARERRVRPGRDEKVLTASNALMIKGMARAARTFDRPDYLESAEQALAFIRGTLWREGRLLATYKDGTAHLNAYLDDYANLLDALLELLQTRWSRADLDFAIALAEVLLDQFQDPIDGGFWFTGRDHETLIHRTKPLGDEALPSGNGIAAMALQRLGHLLGEPRYLAAAERTLKLAAESIGRMPYAHATLLFALDEWLEPPETLVIRAGDERLDAWCREAQRGYRPRRFVLGIPADESHLPGTLAAMVPGERPRIYRCRGTHCEPPTESLGDVLNPTP is encoded by the coding sequence ATGTCGAACGCCCATCCGTCCCCGACCGGCCACGCCAACCGTCTGGCTGCGACCACCAGTCCCTACCTCCAACAGCACGCGCACAACCCCGTGGATTGGTGGCCGTGGTGCGAGGAGGCGCTCGCGCTGGCGCGCGAGACGGATCGGCCGATCCTGCTCTCGATCGGCTACTCGGCCTGCCACTGGTGTCATGTGATGGCCCACGAGTCCTTCGAGGACGTCGGCACCGCGGAGCTGATGAACCGGCTCTTCGTCAACATCAAGGTGGACCGTGAGGAGCGACCCGACCTCGACAAGATCTATCAAACCGCGCACCAGCTCCTTGCGCGCCGCGCCGGGGGTTGGCCGCTCACCCTGTTCCTGATGCCGGCCGATCAACGACCCTTCTTCGCCGGGACCTATTTCCCGCGCGAGCCGCGTCATGGTCTGCCCGCGTTCAAGCAGCTGATGCAAAGCGTCGAGCGGGCCTACCGTGAGCAGAAGACCGCGATCGAGTCGCAAAACGAGAGCCTGATGGCGGCCCTTGCCGAGCTCGAGCCGCGCGCGTCGGACGCACTGCCCGAGCGCGCGGCGATCGATGCGGCCCTGCAGCAGCTCGACGAGAGCTTCGATCCGGAGCACGGCGGATTCGGCGATGCACCCAAGTTCCCGCACCCGACCAACCTCGAGCTTCTGTTCCGGCACGCGGCGGACGCCTCTCTTGCCGGCGCCCCCGATCGGTCGGCACTCGAGAAGGTCGTTTGGACGCTCGAGCGCATGGTGCGCGGCGGGCTGACGGATCAGCTCGGCGGCGGTTTCTATCGCTACTCCGTCGACGTGCGTTGGATGATCCCGCACTTCGAGAAGATGCTCTACGACAACGGCCCGCTCCTCGCACTCTGCTGCGATGCCTTTGCCGTGACCGAAAACCCCTTGTTCCGAGACGCCGCCGTGATGACCGCGGACTGGGTGCTGCGCGAGATGCAGTCCCCGCAGGGCGGCTACTTCTCCAGTCTGGACGCCGACAGCGAGGGCGAGGAAGGCCGGTTCTATGTCTGGGATCGCGACGCGATTCAGGCACTGCTCGCACCGGCCGAATATGCGCCCTTCGCCGCCGTCTACGGTCTGGATCGCCCCGCCAATTTCGAAGGCCGCTGGCATCTGCACGGGTATCGCACGCCCGAGGCCGTCGCCACCGACCTCGGGCTGGAGCCGACGCAGGTGCATGCCCTGCTCGCCGCCGCCCGCGCGACCCTCTACGTCGCGCGCGAGCGGCGCGTTCGCCCGGGTCGGGACGAGAAGGTCCTAACCGCCTCGAACGCCCTCATGATCAAAGGCATGGCCCGTGCCGCGCGCACCTTCGATCGGCCCGATTATCTGGAGTCCGCCGAACAGGCGCTCGCCTTCATCCGCGGCACGCTCTGGCGCGAGGGTCGGCTGCTCGCGACCTACAAAGACGGCACCGCCCATCTGAACGCCTATCTCGACGACTATGCCAACCTGCTCGATGCCCTGCTTGAGCTCCTGCAGACACGTTGGTCGCGGGCGGATCTCGACTTCGCCATCGCGCTGGCCGAGGTGCTCCTGGATCAGTTTCAGGATCCGATCGACGGCGGCTTCTGGTTCACCGGGCGCGATCACGAGACCCTGATTCACCGCACCAAACCGCTCGGCGACGAGGCCCTCCCGTCCGGCAACGGGATCGCCGCCATGGCACTGCAGCGCCTCGGCCATCTCCTCGGCGAGCCGCGCTATCTCGCCGCGGCCGAACGGACCCTGAAGCTGGCGGCCGAGTCGATCGGCCGCATGCCCTATGCCCACGCCACACTCCTGTTCGCGCTCGACGAGTGGCTCGAACCGCCCGAGACCCTGGTCATCCGCGCCGGCGACGAGCGCCTCGACGCCTGGTGCAGAGAGGCCCAGCGTGGTTACCGACCGCGTCGCTTCGTCCTCGGCATCCCGGCCGACGAGAGCCATCTCCCCGGCACGCTCGCCGCCATGGTGCCCGGAGAGCGCCCGCGCATCTACCGCTGCCGCGGCACCCATTGCGAGCCGCCGACCGAATCGCTCGGCGATGTTTTGAATCCAACCCCGTAG
- a CDS encoding methyltransferase domain-containing protein: MPTSRPFRRHLAYLDWLYNPFRSWDVTRVYDLLSTDVATENGLYLNLGYWSAEQTLDEACQALAALVAERAGMGPGDRVLDVGFGFADQDIYWLRTYGPDHIQGLNITASQVAVARERVKDLGLEDRIDLREGSATEMPLPSHSVDTVVALECAFHFKTRERFFEEALRVLRPGGRLVTADIIPMPLSEDWRTRLKQRWSWKMVASKFVIPTENVYTRENYAEKLQACGFGNVEVASIRDRVYTPLHDYLSRHPETLDRLHPATRLPARLALGMSAESVYGGLDYVLAYASKPL, translated from the coding sequence ATGCCGACTTCCCGGCCGTTTCGACGGCATCTCGCCTATCTCGATTGGCTCTACAACCCCTTCAGGTCATGGGACGTGACCCGCGTCTACGACCTCCTGTCGACGGACGTTGCCACCGAAAACGGGCTCTATCTCAACCTGGGCTACTGGAGCGCGGAGCAGACGCTGGACGAGGCCTGCCAAGCGCTCGCCGCCTTGGTCGCGGAGCGCGCAGGCATGGGGCCGGGCGACCGGGTGCTGGACGTCGGCTTCGGTTTCGCCGACCAGGACATCTATTGGCTTCGGACCTACGGGCCGGATCACATCCAGGGCCTCAATATCACGGCCTCTCAGGTGGCCGTCGCGCGCGAGCGGGTCAAAGACCTCGGGCTCGAAGACCGTATCGACCTGCGCGAAGGCTCCGCGACCGAGATGCCGCTGCCGTCGCATTCGGTCGACACCGTCGTCGCCCTCGAATGCGCCTTCCACTTCAAGACCCGCGAACGCTTTTTCGAGGAGGCCCTCCGCGTCCTGCGCCCGGGCGGTCGATTGGTGACGGCCGACATCATTCCTATGCCGCTGTCGGAGGACTGGCGGACCCGCCTCAAACAGCGCTGGTCCTGGAAGATGGTCGCGAGCAAGTTCGTGATCCCGACAGAGAATGTCTACACCCGCGAGAACTACGCTGAAAAGCTCCAAGCCTGCGGGTTCGGCAACGTCGAGGTCGCCTCCATCCGCGATCGCGTCTACACCCCCCTGCACGACTATCTCTCGAGACACCCGGAGACCCTCGACCGACTCCATCCCGCAACCCGACTCCCGGCCCGACTCGCACTCGGCATGAGCGCCGAGAGTGTCTACGGGGGTTTGGATTATGTGCTCGCCTATGCCTCTAAACCGCTTTAA